In one window of Solanum pennellii chromosome 2, SPENNV200 DNA:
- the LOC107009258 gene encoding phospholipase A1-IIgamma-like: MGSTAEKWEELSGKNNWNGLLNPLAVDLRKYIIHYGELAQATYDTFIMESASKYAGASRYSMENFFTKVGLDPNKYRVTKFFYATSSIPLPDAFIVKSFSREAWSKESNFMGYIAVATDEGKASLGRRDIVINWRGTIQKMEWVNDLQFLLIPAPKIFGAGGLLPLFKPLVHHGFYNVYTSASSRSQFNKTSVRDQVIKEVKRLVEEYKDEEVSITVTGHSLGASLATMNAVDIAFNKINKASNGKEFPVTAFAFASPKVGDIQFKATFDKLKHLHILRIHNLMDIVPKYPPIGYFDVGKELMIDTTKSPYVKPPGEIASWHLLEPYLHGVAGTQGLGLFAGFKLEVNRDISLVNKQWNILKDEYCIPGMWWVEKHKGMVQQEDGSWLMLDRDEYDF; encoded by the exons atggGTAGCACGGCTGAAAAATGGGAAGAACTTAGTGGGAAAAACAATTGGAATGGGTTATTAAACCCCTTGGCTGTTGATCTTCGTAAATATATCATTCATTACGGAGAATTGGCTCAGGCAACTTATGACACTTTCATCATGGAGAGTGCATCCAAATATGCAGGAGCTAGCAGATACTCGATGGAAAATTTCTTTACTAAAGTTGGACTTGACCCAAACAAGTATCGCGTTACCAAATTTTTCTATGCTACCTCATCCATTCCACTTCCCGATGCTTTCATCGTGAAATCATTTTCAAGAGAAGCATGGAGTAAGGAATCAAATTTTATGGGATACATTGCTGTGGCTACTGATGAGGGTAAAGCTTCACTAGGAAGGAGGGACATTGTTATTAATTGGAGAGGAACTATACAGAAGATGGAGTGGGTTAATGACCTTCAATTTTTACTCATCCCAGCACCCAAAATATTTGGTGCTGGAGGTTTGCTTCCTTTGTTTAAACCTTTGGTGCATCATGGCTTCTATAATGTTTATACATCAGCAAGTTCACGATCACAGTTTAATAAAACTAGTGTCAGAGACCAG GTGATCAAAGAAGTGAAAAGATTGGTGGAGGAATATAAGGATGAAGAGGTGAGCATAACTGTGACTGGACATAGCCTAGGTGCATCACTTGCAACTATGAATGCAGTTGACATAGCTttcaataaaatcaacaaaGCAAGTAATGGCAAGGAGTTTCCAGTGACTGCTTTTGCATTCGCAAGTCCTAAAGTTGGAGATATCCAATTTAAGGCAACATTTGACAAACTGAAGCATCTTCATATCTTGAGGATTCACAACTTAATGGATATTGTACCTAAGTACCCACCTATTGGATATTTTGACGTTGGGAAGGAGCTAATGATTGATACAACAAAATCTCCCTATGTGAAACCTCCTGGAGAAATTGCTAGCTGGCATTTGTTGGAGCCGTACTTGCATGGAGTTGCTGGCACTCAAGGTTTAGGACTTTTTGCGGGTTTTAAACTAGAGGTGAATCGTGATATCTCACTTGTCAACAAGCAGTGGAACATACTGAAAGACGAATATTGTATTCCTGGGATGTGGTGGGTTGAGAAGCACAAAGGGATGGTCCAACAAGAAGATGGATCTTGGCTTATGTTGGATCGCGATGAGTATGACTTCTAA
- the LOC107009389 gene encoding zingipain-2-like — MAFNFFLKNITVVVLLFFILSLYPFIVTSRNLKELSMLERHENWMVHHGRVYKDDIEKEHRFKTFKENVEFIESFNKNGTQRYKLAINKYADLTTEEFTTSFMGLDTSILSQQESTATTTSFKYDSVTEVPNSMDWRKRGSVTGVKDQGVCGCCWAFSAAAAIEGAYQIANNELISLSEQQLLDCSTQNKGCEGGLMTVAYDFLLQNNGGGITTETNYPYEEAQKVCKTEQPAAVTINGYEVVPSDESSLLKAVVNQPISVGIAANDEFHMYGSGIYDGSCNSRLNHAVTVIGYGTSEEDGTKYWIVKNSWGSSWGEEGYMRIARDVGVDGGHCGIAKVASFPTV; from the exons ATGGCTTTCAATTTTTTCCTCAAGAATATTACTGttgttgttcttctttttttcattcttaGCCTATATCCCTTTATAGTAACTTCCCGCAACTTAAAAGAATTATCCATGCTTGAAAGGCATGAAAATTGGATGGTTCATCATGGACGTGTATACAAAGATGATATAGAAAAAGAACACCGCTTCAAAACATTCAAGGAAAACGTTGAGTTCATCGAATCTTTCAACAAGAATGGAACTCAACGTTATAAGCTAGCCATCAATAAATATGCTGATCTGACCACTGAGGAATTCACAACATCATTTATGGGGCTCGACACTTCAATACTATCCCAGCAAGAATCAACAGCTACAACAACGTCCTTTAAATATGATAGTGTGACTGAAGTTCCAAATAGCATGGACTGGAGAAAGAGAGGGAGTGTCACAGGAGTCAAGGATCAAGGTGTATGTG GATGTTGTTGGGCATTTTCTGCGGCCGCGGCTATAGAAGGAGCATATCAAATTGCAAACAACGAACTAATCTCTCTTTCAGAGCAACAACTATTGGATTGCTCTACGCAGAACAAAGGTTGTGAGGGCGGACTAATGACTGTCGCTTACGACTTCTTACTTCAGAACAATGGCGGGGGCATTACCACAGAGACTAATTATCCTTATGAAGAAGCTCAAAAAGTTTGCAAGACCGAACAACCAGCAGCAGTTACTATCAATGGCTACGAAGTCGTACCATCTGACGAGTCATCGTTGTTGAAAGCTGTAGTGAATCAACCTATTTCTGTTGGTATTGCGGCTAACGATGAGTTTCATATGTACGGAAGTGGAATATATGATGGAAGTTGTAATTCTAGACTGAATCATGCAGTGACAGTTATAGGTTATGGGACAAGTGAAGAAGATGGTACAAAATATTGGATAGTGAAGAATTCATGGGGGAGTAGTTGGGGTGAGGAAGGATATATGAGAATTGCTAGAGATGTTGGAGTTGATGGTGGCCATTGTGGCATTGCAAAGGTTGCTTCGTTCCCTACGGTTTGA